Proteins encoded within one genomic window of Sphingomonas sp. G-3-2-10:
- the iolC gene encoding 5-dehydro-2-deoxygluconokinase gives MAQGNHGNGDARRLDLIALGRAGVDLYGEQIGGRLEDMGSFAKYIGGSPTNTVIGLSRLGLNSGLVTRVGGDHMGRFIREELQREGVETTGVIDDPDRLTALVILGIRDPDTFPLIFYRENCADMALVADDIDPAFIARGDALLINGTHLSQPGVYAASLKAAEQMKAQGGRVVFDIDYRPVLWGLAQKANGEDRFVASADVTRELQKILPLCDLIVGTEEEVHILGGTTDTVAALRAIRAGSDALLVCKRGAAGCVALPGAVPDDLDDGIVGRGFPIEVFNVLGAGDAFMAGFLRGWLKGLPIERCCDFGNACGAIVVSRHGCAPAMASWEELQAFLARNDWPFRLRDSDALEQLHWSTNRHAVHEELTVLAIDHRSQFDDLIADLGTGDAEQVAHFKGLALAAVDRLAKRDPRYGMLLDGRFGARALEKAAELPYWIGRPIEFPGSRPIRFEGSPDVGMTLRDWPLDHVVKCLVFYHPDDSAEMKAEQDTQIRRLFDACRATRHEFLLEIIASKHGPVTSDTVSRVIDHIYDLGVYPDWWKLEPSEDGAAWTAIEASIRARDPHCRGIVLLGLSAPRDELLAGIAAAAPFPLVKGFAVGRTIFHDVAARWLSGAIDDEGAVDALSENLRVLADAWRAARRSRQAA, from the coding sequence ATGGCGCAAGGCAATCACGGAAATGGCGATGCGCGCCGGCTGGACCTGATCGCTCTCGGGCGTGCGGGTGTGGACCTGTATGGCGAGCAGATCGGCGGGCGGCTCGAGGATATGGGCAGCTTCGCCAAATATATCGGCGGCAGCCCCACCAACACCGTGATCGGCCTGTCCCGGCTAGGGCTGAATTCGGGCCTTGTGACCCGTGTTGGCGGCGATCATATGGGCCGCTTCATCCGCGAGGAATTGCAGCGCGAGGGCGTCGAGACGACGGGCGTGATCGACGATCCCGACCGGCTGACCGCGCTGGTGATCCTGGGCATCCGCGATCCCGACACCTTCCCGCTGATCTTCTACCGCGAGAATTGCGCGGACATGGCGCTGGTCGCCGACGATATCGATCCGGCCTTCATCGCGCGCGGCGACGCGCTGCTGATCAACGGTACGCATCTGTCGCAGCCCGGAGTCTATGCCGCGAGCCTGAAGGCCGCCGAGCAGATGAAGGCGCAGGGCGGGCGTGTGGTGTTCGACATCGATTACCGCCCGGTGCTGTGGGGCCTCGCGCAAAAGGCCAATGGCGAGGACCGGTTCGTCGCCAGCGCCGACGTGACGCGCGAGCTGCAGAAAATCCTGCCCTTGTGCGATCTGATCGTCGGCACCGAGGAGGAAGTGCATATCCTGGGCGGCACGACCGATACGGTCGCGGCGCTGCGCGCGATCCGTGCCGGGAGCGACGCGCTGCTCGTGTGCAAGCGGGGCGCCGCGGGCTGCGTAGCGCTGCCCGGCGCGGTGCCGGACGATCTCGACGACGGGATCGTCGGGCGCGGCTTCCCGATCGAAGTGTTCAACGTGCTGGGCGCGGGCGACGCGTTCATGGCGGGCTTCCTGCGCGGCTGGCTGAAGGGGCTGCCGATCGAGCGTTGCTGCGACTTCGGCAATGCCTGCGGGGCGATCGTCGTGTCGCGCCACGGTTGCGCGCCGGCGATGGCGTCGTGGGAGGAGCTGCAGGCCTTCCTCGCGCGCAACGACTGGCCGTTCCGCCTGCGCGACAGCGACGCGCTGGAGCAGCTCCACTGGTCGACCAACCGGCACGCCGTGCATGAAGAACTGACCGTGCTGGCGATCGATCATCGCAGCCAGTTCGACGATCTGATCGCCGATCTGGGTACTGGTGACGCCGAACAGGTCGCGCATTTCAAGGGACTGGCACTGGCGGCGGTCGACCGGCTGGCGAAGCGCGATCCGCGCTATGGCATGTTGCTCGACGGCCGGTTCGGCGCGCGGGCGCTGGAGAAGGCGGCGGAGCTGCCCTACTGGATCGGCCGCCCGATCGAGTTTCCCGGCTCGCGCCCGATCCGGTTTGAAGGGTCGCCCGATGTCGGCATGACCCTGCGCGACTGGCCGCTCGACCATGTCGTGAAGTGCCTCGTCTTCTACCATCCCGACGACAGCGCGGAGATGAAGGCCGAGCAGGATACCCAGATCCGCCGCCTGTTCGACGCCTGCCGCGCGACAAGGCACGAATTCCTGCTGGAGATCATCGCGTCGAAGCATGGCCCGGTGACCAGCGACACGGTGTCGCGGGTGATCGACCATATCTACGATCTGGGTGTCTATCCGGATTGGTGGAAGCTGGAGCCGAGTGAGGATGGAGCGGCCTGGACCGCGATCGAAGCGTCGATCCGGGCGCGGGATCCGCATTGCCGGGGGATCGTACTGCTGGGCCTTTCCGCGCCGCGCGACGAATTGCTGGCGGGGATCGCGGCGGCTGCGCCCTTCCCGCTGGTGAAGGGGTTTGCGGTGGGCCGGACGATCTTCCACGATGTCGCCGCGCGCTGGCTTTCGGGCGCGATCGACGACGAGGGCGCGGTGGACGCATTGAGCGAGAATCTGCGGGTGCTGGCCGATGCATGGCGCGCCGCGCGCCGATCGCGGCAGGCGGCGTGA
- the iolB gene encoding 5-deoxy-glucuronate isomerase — translation MSLLVRSHAPDADGTVLEVTPESAGWTYVGFRVLNLAAGEAYAGLEVGREACLVVLTGRIAVDAAGESFDGLGVRDSVFDGAATSVYLPAGTSYAIRAERNAEVAVCTAPGTGGGKPRVIRSDAVEVRGQGTNTRHVRNILSDTDEAESLLVVEVITPGGHWSSYPPHKHDRDAFPEETFLEETYYHRLSPPQGFAFQRVYTDERDIDETMAVEDGDCVMVPRGYHPVGAPHGYDLYYLNVMAGPRRNWVFRNDPAHDWIVRR, via the coding sequence ATGTCGCTGCTGGTTCGCTCGCACGCCCCCGACGCCGACGGCACCGTGCTGGAAGTGACGCCCGAAAGCGCGGGCTGGACCTATGTCGGGTTCCGCGTGCTGAACCTGGCGGCGGGCGAGGCCTATGCCGGGCTGGAGGTCGGGCGCGAAGCGTGCCTCGTCGTCCTGACCGGGCGGATCGCGGTGGACGCGGCGGGCGAGAGCTTCGACGGGCTGGGCGTGCGCGACAGCGTGTTCGATGGCGCGGCGACGTCGGTCTATCTGCCCGCCGGCACGTCCTACGCGATCCGTGCCGAGCGCAATGCCGAAGTCGCGGTCTGCACCGCACCGGGCACCGGCGGGGGCAAGCCGCGCGTGATCCGTTCGGACGCAGTCGAAGTTCGCGGGCAGGGGACCAATACCCGCCATGTCCGCAACATCCTGTCCGACACCGACGAAGCCGAGAGTTTGCTGGTGGTGGAAGTCATCACGCCGGGCGGCCACTGGTCGAGCTATCCCCCGCACAAGCATGACCGCGATGCGTTCCCCGAGGAGACCTTCCTCGAGGAAACCTATTACCACCGCCTCTCGCCGCCACAGGGCTTCGCGTTCCAGCGCGTCTATACCGACGAGCGCGACATCGACGAGACGATGGCGGTCGAGGATGGCGACTGCGTGATGGTGCCGCGCGGCTATCACCCGGTCGGCGCGCCGCACGGCTACGACCTTTATTACCTGAACGTCATGGCCGGCCCCCGGCGCAACTGGGTATTCCGCAACGACCCAGCGCACGACTGGATCGTCCGCCGATAG
- a CDS encoding TonB-dependent receptor, producing MTRTLMGVSAGALVLALASPALAQDAQGEEEANTITVTGQRASDKASLESKRKSDTTAEVISANDVGKLPDQNVAEAVRRAPGVSVATDKGEGRYLIIRGIEPNLANVTLNGQTASAPEPENRNVKLDDIPSGLIGAVTVIKTLTPDLDANAIAGQVDIDTVSAFDKKKFFMGARGVLGLYQDTDRKAYEGDASIGGTFGPDRQFGLVVAGNYSTRPSYSEDVLSSSRQLIGGNDLPAEIDQRIYDPAIRTRKGAVVNFDWRPSDAVSVYARFMYSEFGDKETRNRFRFFFPTSAAGYTGLTADGGTIASTTGRRLLRSRQEITKTTTYSLGGEFDVLGGTLTIEGTHAKSKKTDPIRDEVEYRASGIGGTFTTSSDDPLGSLTVNAAGLNPASYRLNNYKQVSRLAGEDLNQFRVDYSIPLNGLGEGSAIKLGGKYLRRERFQDQTGRTLSAVSATAGTRTIASDLGPSTATTFDGRYTFGPTIDFASAQAFVFANAGNTAQFTVNANDQISQSKTSDYEVNETVTAGYVMATIKTGGLTIIPGVRVEHTKGDTKAIIYRAGVTTLNSGFDSFGSYEYTDWFPGVNVKYEFSPQLQGRAAITTAIGRPPFVNLAPTVTVDTGSNTVSQGNPNLKAQRSFNLDASLEYYFPSEGGISVAVFYKNIKNPIFATTALNQTGTFGGVALTNATVSSFGNGDEGSLTGVEFAIQKPLTFLPSPLDGFGINANLTLSTSDLKVPGRTIETPLVGQANTIASGQIYYEKYGISARVAVSYRSAYLDTDGGLSTADVTGLSDGYFGSITTVDARIGYRFTKFAEVFVEGTNLTDAQDYYYFANASRFREAEKYGRSMRLGLTLNY from the coding sequence ATGACCCGGACGTTGATGGGTGTGAGCGCAGGCGCACTGGTGCTGGCGCTCGCAAGCCCCGCACTGGCGCAGGATGCGCAGGGCGAGGAAGAAGCCAATACGATCACCGTCACGGGCCAGCGGGCCTCGGACAAGGCGTCGCTCGAAAGCAAGCGCAAGTCGGACACGACGGCCGAAGTCATTTCGGCGAACGACGTGGGCAAGCTGCCCGACCAGAACGTCGCCGAAGCCGTGCGCCGCGCGCCGGGCGTGTCGGTCGCGACCGACAAGGGAGAAGGCCGCTACCTCATCATCCGCGGCATCGAGCCGAACCTCGCCAACGTGACGCTCAACGGCCAGACCGCATCGGCGCCCGAGCCGGAGAACCGTAACGTCAAGCTCGACGACATTCCCTCGGGCCTGATCGGCGCGGTCACCGTCATCAAGACGCTGACCCCCGATCTCGACGCGAACGCGATCGCGGGTCAGGTCGACATCGACACCGTCTCGGCATTCGACAAGAAGAAGTTCTTCATGGGCGCGCGCGGTGTGCTGGGCCTCTATCAGGACACCGATCGCAAGGCCTATGAAGGCGATGCGTCGATCGGCGGCACTTTCGGACCCGATCGTCAGTTCGGTCTCGTCGTCGCGGGCAATTATTCGACTCGTCCGTCCTATTCGGAGGACGTGCTGTCCTCGAGCCGCCAGCTGATCGGCGGCAACGATCTGCCGGCCGAAATCGACCAGCGCATCTATGATCCCGCCATCCGCACCCGCAAGGGCGCAGTCGTCAATTTCGACTGGCGTCCGTCGGATGCGGTGAGCGTCTATGCGCGCTTCATGTATTCTGAGTTCGGCGACAAGGAGACGCGCAACCGCTTCCGCTTCTTCTTCCCGACCAGCGCGGCGGGCTATACCGGCCTGACCGCAGACGGCGGCACGATCGCATCGACCACCGGCCGCCGCCTGCTGCGCAGCCGTCAGGAAATCACCAAGACCACCACCTATTCGCTGGGCGGCGAATTCGACGTGCTGGGCGGCACGCTGACGATCGAAGGCACGCACGCCAAGTCGAAGAAGACCGATCCGATCCGCGACGAAGTCGAGTATCGCGCCAGCGGCATCGGCGGCACCTTCACCACCAGCAGCGACGATCCGCTGGGCTCGCTGACGGTCAATGCGGCCGGTCTGAACCCGGCCAGCTATCGCCTGAACAACTATAAGCAGGTCTCGCGTCTTGCCGGTGAGGATCTGAACCAGTTCCGCGTCGATTATTCGATCCCGCTCAACGGGCTGGGCGAAGGCAGCGCGATCAAGCTGGGCGGTAAATATCTCCGTCGCGAGCGGTTCCAGGACCAGACCGGCCGCACGCTGAGCGCGGTGTCGGCTACCGCGGGCACCCGCACGATCGCCAGCGATCTGGGGCCGAGCACCGCGACCACCTTCGACGGCCGCTACACCTTCGGCCCGACGATCGACTTCGCTTCGGCGCAGGCGTTCGTCTTCGCCAATGCCGGCAACACCGCGCAGTTCACGGTCAACGCCAATGACCAGATTTCGCAGTCCAAGACCTCGGACTATGAAGTCAACGAGACGGTCACGGCCGGCTATGTGATGGCGACGATCAAGACCGGCGGGCTGACGATCATCCCCGGCGTCCGCGTCGAACACACCAAGGGCGACACCAAGGCCATCATCTATCGCGCCGGCGTTACCACGCTGAACAGCGGCTTCGACTCCTTCGGCAGCTACGAATATACCGACTGGTTCCCGGGCGTGAACGTGAAGTACGAGTTCAGCCCGCAGCTTCAGGGTCGCGCGGCGATCACCACCGCGATCGGGCGTCCGCCCTTCGTCAACCTCGCGCCGACGGTTACGGTCGATACCGGATCGAACACGGTGAGCCAGGGTAATCCGAACCTGAAGGCGCAGCGTTCGTTCAACCTCGACGCCAGCCTCGAATATTACTTCCCCAGCGAAGGCGGGATTTCGGTCGCGGTGTTCTACAAGAACATCAAGAACCCGATCTTCGCGACGACGGCGCTCAACCAGACCGGCACGTTCGGCGGCGTGGCGCTGACCAACGCGACGGTCAGCTCGTTCGGCAATGGCGACGAAGGATCTCTGACCGGCGTCGAGTTCGCCATCCAGAAGCCGCTGACCTTCCTGCCGTCGCCGCTCGACGGGTTCGGCATCAACGCCAATCTGACGCTCAGCACGTCGGACCTGAAGGTGCCGGGCCGCACGATCGAAACGCCTCTGGTCGGTCAGGCGAATACGATCGCCAGCGGTCAGATCTATTACGAGAAATACGGCATCTCGGCGCGCGTCGCCGTGTCGTACCGCTCGGCCTATCTCGACACCGATGGCGGCCTGAGCACCGCAGACGTGACGGGTCTGTCGGATGGCTATTTCGGATCGATCACCACGGTCGACGCCCGCATCGGCTATCGCTTCACCAAGTTCGCCGAAGTGTTCGTCGAAGGCACCAACCTGACCGACGCGCAGGACTATTACTACTTCGCCAACGCCTCCCGCTTTCGCGAGGCCGAGAAGTACGGCCGCTCGATGCGGCTGGGCCTCACCCTCAATTATTGA
- the iolE gene encoding myo-inosose-2 dehydratase, with product MSIRWGVSPIAWCNDDMKELGGDTTLDQLLTDVKEIGFDGVELGNKFPRDPETLAPIMAGYGLDIVGGWYSSNLLVRDADAEIEALGRHLALLDYMDSSVFILAETSNAVHCDRYGSRLDQHPVLVPGDWKQFGERLNTVARYINDRGMRFAYHHHLGTVVETKDELERFFDATQDHVGLVLDTGHALFGGIEPIDVIKARPERVAHVHCKDVRTAKYDEFLANGTSFLNGVVGGMFTAPGDGDYDYAPFMRALADMDYSGWIVIEAEQDPAVANPRDYSQLGLDTLKRLAKQVELA from the coding sequence ATGAGCATCCGCTGGGGCGTGAGCCCGATTGCCTGGTGCAACGACGATATGAAGGAGCTGGGCGGCGACACCACGCTCGATCAGCTGCTGACCGACGTGAAGGAAATCGGGTTCGACGGTGTCGAGCTGGGCAATAAATTCCCGCGCGATCCCGAGACGCTGGCGCCGATCATGGCGGGCTATGGCCTCGACATCGTCGGCGGCTGGTATTCGTCGAACCTGCTGGTGCGCGATGCCGATGCCGAGATCGAGGCGCTGGGCCGTCACCTCGCTTTGCTCGACTATATGGACTCATCGGTATTCATCCTCGCCGAGACCAGCAACGCGGTGCATTGCGATCGCTATGGCAGCCGGCTGGATCAGCATCCGGTGCTGGTGCCGGGCGACTGGAAGCAGTTCGGCGAGCGGCTGAATACCGTCGCGCGATACATCAACGATAGGGGCATGCGCTTCGCCTATCACCATCATCTGGGCACGGTGGTCGAGACCAAGGACGAGCTGGAGCGCTTTTTCGATGCGACGCAGGATCATGTCGGGCTGGTGCTGGATACGGGCCATGCGCTGTTCGGCGGGATCGAGCCCATCGACGTGATCAAGGCGCGGCCCGAGCGCGTGGCGCATGTGCATTGCAAGGATGTGCGCACCGCGAAATATGACGAGTTCCTCGCCAACGGGACGAGTTTCCTCAACGGCGTGGTCGGCGGCATGTTCACCGCGCCCGGCGATGGCGATTACGACTATGCCCCCTTCATGCGTGCGCTGGCCGACATGGACTATTCGGGCTGGATCGTGATCGAAGCCGAGCAGGACCCGGCGGTCGCCAATCCGCGCGACTACAGCCAGCTCGGGCTCGATACGCTCAAGCGGCTGGCGAAGCAGGTGGAACTGGCCTGA
- a CDS encoding MurR/RpiR family transcriptional regulator — protein sequence MSEGSTPPVTAEQLRAEIVRRYESLSKRLQQIGRYILDEPNDIALETLAVIASRCGVQPSAIVRFAKSFGFEGASQMQKLFRDGLLSNNAALGYSERVRQLDETTNATGADPADLLAEFVEGNALALQGLLQTVSGADMKAAVDAIAAADVVHVVGFRRSFPVASYLVYSLLQAGKRTVFVDGVGGLAMQQVGAMGPADLLIAVSYQPYSEETVGIVEAVSARGGKVLALSDSLVSPIAKPATCVLQVRESEVHKFRSLSASMCLAQALVINFAFEASRQAAPKAKRAKR from the coding sequence ATGTCCGAGGGTTCGACGCCTCCCGTTACCGCCGAGCAACTCCGTGCCGAGATCGTGCGGCGCTATGAATCGCTGAGCAAGCGGCTTCAGCAGATCGGCCGCTATATCCTCGACGAACCCAATGACATTGCGCTGGAAACGCTGGCGGTGATCGCGTCGCGTTGCGGGGTGCAGCCGTCGGCCATCGTGCGCTTCGCCAAGAGCTTCGGCTTCGAAGGCGCGAGCCAGATGCAGAAGCTGTTCCGCGACGGGCTGCTCAGCAACAATGCCGCGCTCGGCTATTCCGAACGCGTCCGTCAGCTCGACGAGACGACCAACGCGACCGGGGCCGATCCGGCGGACCTGCTCGCCGAATTCGTCGAGGGCAATGCGCTGGCGTTGCAGGGCCTGCTCCAGACGGTGAGCGGTGCGGACATGAAGGCTGCGGTCGATGCGATCGCCGCGGCGGACGTGGTGCATGTCGTCGGCTTTCGCCGCTCGTTCCCGGTCGCGTCTTACCTCGTCTATTCGCTGCTTCAGGCGGGCAAGCGCACCGTGTTCGTCGATGGCGTCGGCGGCCTCGCGATGCAGCAGGTGGGGGCGATGGGGCCGGCCGATCTGCTGATCGCGGTCAGCTATCAGCCCTATTCGGAGGAGACCGTCGGCATCGTCGAGGCGGTGTCGGCGCGCGGGGGCAAGGTGCTGGCGCTCAGCGACAGCCTGGTCAGCCCGATCGCCAAGCCCGCGACCTGCGTGCTGCAGGTGCGCGAATCCGAGGTCCACAAATTCCGCTCGCTCTCGGCCTCGATGTGTCTCGCGCAGGCGCTGGTCATCAACTTCGCGTTCGAAGCCAGCCGCCAGGCCGCGCCCAAGGCGAAACGCGCGAAACGATAA
- the iolD gene encoding 3D-(3,5/4)-trihydroxycyclohexane-1,2-dione acylhydrolase (decyclizing) produces the protein MARRAPIAAGGVIMGSKQLRLTMAQALSRWMAAQSVEIDGQVVPYFAGVWAIFGHGNVAGMGEALAGMGNTLPTYRAHNEQGMAHAAIAFAKASRRQRAMACTTSIGPGATNMVTAAALAHVNRLPALFLPGDVYASRRPDPVLQQIEDFADATVSANDCFRPVSRYFDRITRPEQILDALPRAMAVLTDPALCGPVTLCLCQDVQAEAYDYPESFFAPKTWRQRRVRADEGELASLVAAIRAAKAPLIVAGGGVLYSQAEAVLADLAAETGIPVAETQAGKGSLAWDHPQALGSIGVTGTSAANRAAENADLVIGVGTRLQDFTTGSRTLFAGRRLFQLNVAVHDLAKQAAEPVLGDARATLTALRGSLDGWQVPQGWRDANDAAVAEWNKAWDAATAPGNALPSDAQVIGAVWRQASDDATVVCAAGGLPGELHKLWRSHRPGGYHVEYGFSCMGYEVAGGLGVKMADPARDVYVMVGDGSYLMLNSELATSVMLGLKITIVLLDNRGYGCINRLQQGTGGRPFNNLLADSAHETLPDIDFAGHARSLGATAEKIDGIAGLDAALARAAASDKSYVIVIDTDPMITTQAGGHWWDVAVPEVSDRAEVRAARAVYENKLTGESE, from the coding sequence ATGGCGCGCCGCGCGCCGATCGCGGCAGGCGGCGTGATCATGGGAAGCAAGCAGTTGCGGCTGACGATGGCGCAGGCGCTGAGCCGGTGGATGGCGGCGCAGTCGGTGGAGATCGACGGGCAGGTCGTGCCCTATTTCGCGGGCGTCTGGGCGATCTTCGGCCACGGCAATGTCGCGGGGATGGGCGAGGCGCTGGCCGGCATGGGCAATACGCTGCCGACCTATCGCGCACATAACGAGCAGGGCATGGCGCACGCCGCGATCGCGTTCGCCAAGGCGTCGCGGCGGCAGCGGGCGATGGCCTGCACCACGTCGATCGGGCCGGGCGCGACCAATATGGTGACCGCCGCGGCGCTGGCGCACGTCAACCGGCTGCCGGCGCTGTTCCTGCCGGGCGACGTCTATGCCAGCCGCCGTCCCGATCCGGTGCTCCAGCAGATCGAGGACTTCGCCGACGCGACCGTTTCGGCGAACGACTGTTTCCGCCCGGTCTCGCGCTATTTCGACCGGATCACGCGGCCCGAGCAGATCCTCGACGCCCTGCCGCGCGCAATGGCGGTGCTGACCGATCCGGCCCTGTGCGGGCCGGTGACTTTGTGCCTGTGCCAGGACGTACAGGCCGAGGCGTACGACTATCCCGAGAGCTTCTTCGCGCCGAAGACGTGGCGGCAACGCCGGGTGCGGGCCGACGAAGGCGAACTGGCATCGCTGGTCGCCGCGATCCGCGCCGCAAAGGCGCCGCTGATCGTCGCCGGGGGCGGGGTGCTGTACTCGCAGGCCGAAGCCGTACTGGCCGACCTTGCCGCCGAGACCGGCATTCCCGTCGCCGAGACGCAGGCGGGCAAGGGTTCGCTGGCATGGGATCATCCGCAGGCGCTGGGCAGCATCGGCGTGACCGGCACCAGCGCCGCTAACCGTGCGGCCGAAAACGCCGATCTGGTGATCGGCGTCGGCACGCGGCTGCAGGACTTCACCACCGGATCGCGGACCCTGTTCGCCGGACGGCGGCTGTTCCAGCTCAACGTCGCGGTGCACGACCTCGCCAAGCAGGCCGCCGAGCCGGTGCTGGGCGATGCCCGCGCGACGCTGACCGCGTTGCGCGGATCGCTCGACGGGTGGCAAGTGCCGCAGGGCTGGCGCGACGCGAACGACGCAGCGGTCGCCGAATGGAACAAGGCGTGGGACGCCGCGACCGCGCCCGGCAACGCGCTGCCGTCGGACGCGCAGGTGATCGGCGCGGTGTGGCGTCAGGCGAGCGACGACGCGACGGTCGTGTGCGCCGCGGGCGGCCTGCCGGGCGAATTGCACAAGCTGTGGCGGTCGCACCGGCCGGGCGGCTATCATGTCGAATACGGCTTCTCGTGCATGGGCTATGAGGTCGCCGGCGGGCTCGGCGTGAAAATGGCCGATCCGGCGCGCGACGTGTACGTCATGGTCGGTGACGGCAGCTATCTGATGCTCAATTCCGAGCTTGCCACGTCGGTGATGCTCGGGCTGAAGATCACGATCGTCCTGCTCGACAATCGCGGATATGGCTGCATCAACCGGCTGCAACAGGGCACCGGCGGGCGGCCGTTCAACAATCTGCTGGCCGACAGCGCGCACGAGACATTGCCCGATATCGACTTTGCCGGGCACGCCCGCAGCCTTGGCGCGACCGCCGAGAAGATCGACGGCATCGCCGGGCTGGATGCGGCGCTCGCCCGCGCGGCGGCATCGGATAAAAGCTATGTCATCGTGATCGACACCGATCCGATGATCACCACGCAAGCCGGCGGCCATTGGTGGGACGTCGCGGTACCCGAAGTCTCGGACCGCGCCGAAGTCCGCGCCGCGCGCGCCGTCTATGAAAACAAGCTGACCGGAGAGAGTGAATGA
- the iolG gene encoding inositol 2-dehydrogenase, whose amino-acid sequence MHDIALIGAGRIGKIHAANIAANPRLRLSRVVDPFADAAAALAAEHGATVSSVEEALADPAIRGVVVASSTDTHLDYSLAAAEAGKAVFCEKPLDQDLARASKAAERLEAIGAKLFLAFNRRFDPNFASLQARLAGGEVGTLETLHIISHDPSPPPIEYVRVSGGIFKDMVIHDFDMARWLLGEEVTEVFASSSVLIDPAIGEAGDADTAKTILRTASGRLCVISSSRRSGYGYDQRIEAFGSKGMIRAQNQLESTVETWGENGSAGDKLQNFFLDRYAVAYAREAAHFADVIDGKAAPLIGYTDGVRALALAEAAAKSAASGELVRL is encoded by the coding sequence ATGCACGACATCGCCCTGATCGGCGCCGGACGGATCGGCAAGATTCACGCCGCCAATATCGCCGCCAATCCCCGGCTGCGGCTTTCCCGCGTCGTCGATCCGTTCGCCGATGCCGCCGCCGCGCTCGCTGCCGAACATGGCGCGACCGTGTCGAGCGTCGAAGAAGCGCTGGCCGATCCGGCGATCCGCGGCGTGGTGGTCGCCAGCTCGACCGACACGCATCTCGATTACAGCCTCGCCGCCGCCGAAGCCGGCAAGGCCGTGTTCTGCGAAAAGCCGCTCGATCAGGATCTGGCCCGCGCGAGCAAGGCCGCCGAGCGGCTCGAAGCGATCGGCGCGAAGCTGTTCCTCGCGTTCAACCGCCGCTTCGATCCCAATTTCGCGTCGCTTCAGGCGCGGCTGGCAGGCGGCGAAGTCGGCACGCTCGAGACGCTGCACATCATCAGCCACGATCCGTCCCCGCCCCCGATCGAATACGTCAGAGTCTCGGGCGGGATCTTCAAGGATATGGTGATCCACGATTTCGACATGGCCCGCTGGCTGCTCGGCGAGGAAGTGACCGAAGTCTTCGCATCGAGCTCGGTGCTGATCGATCCCGCGATCGGCGAGGCCGGCGACGCCGACACCGCCAAGACGATCCTGCGCACCGCGTCGGGCCGGCTGTGCGTCATCTCGTCGAGCCGTCGCAGCGGCTATGGCTACGACCAGCGGATCGAAGCCTTTGGATCGAAGGGCATGATCCGCGCGCAGAATCAGCTCGAAAGCACGGTCGAGACCTGGGGTGAGAATGGCAGCGCGGGCGACAAGCTGCAGAACTTCTTCCTCGATCGCTACGCCGTCGCCTATGCCCGCGAAGCCGCGCACTTCGCCGATGTGATCGACGGCAAGGCTGCGCCGCTGATCGGCTATACCGACGGCGTCCGCGCACTGGCGCTGGCTGAAGCCGCTGCGAAATCGGCGGCGAGCGGGGAATTGGTCCGGCTCTAA